A region of Thermovibrio ammonificans HB-1 DNA encodes the following proteins:
- the purN gene encoding phosphoribosylglycinamide formyltransferase, whose protein sequence is MRVAVLASGRGSNFEAIARAILEGKINAEFALLIVNRRTAEAVQRAEKLGVNWIYVDPFSFPSREDYDRRLVEILKRVGADLICLAGYNLLVSGLFVDAFPDRVLNIHPSLLPSFPGLKPHWQAVTYGVKISGVTVHLVDKGVDTGPVVAQCAVPVSPEDTPESLADKVLPWEHRLYPQVVKWFADGRVKREGRKVVVEGADYNSLPAVPALEDF, encoded by the coding sequence ATGAGGGTTGCCGTTTTAGCCTCCGGAAGGGGCTCAAACTTTGAGGCCATTGCCCGGGCCATTCTTGAAGGGAAGATTAACGCCGAGTTTGCCCTTCTCATTGTGAACAGGCGAACTGCCGAGGCGGTTCAAAGAGCCGAGAAGCTCGGCGTTAACTGGATTTACGTTGACCCCTTCTCCTTCCCCAGCCGGGAAGACTACGACAGACGCCTTGTGGAAATTCTAAAGAGAGTAGGGGCAGACCTTATCTGCCTTGCAGGTTACAACCTACTTGTTTCGGGCCTTTTCGTAGACGCCTTCCCCGACAGAGTTCTCAACATTCACCCTTCCCTCCTCCCCTCCTTCCCGGGGCTGAAGCCCCACTGGCAGGCGGTAACTTACGGGGTGAAAATTTCGGGGGTTACCGTTCACCTTGTCGATAAGGGGGTAGATACCGGCCCCGTAGTGGCTCAGTGTGCCGTTCCCGTGTCGCCCGAGGATACGCCTGAATCGCTGGCGGATAAGGTGTTGCCTTGGGAGCACAGGCTTTACCCTCAGGTTGTTAAGTGGTTTGCCGACGGCAGGGTGAAGAGAGAGGGGAGGAAGGTGGTTGTTGAGGGGGCAGACTACAACTCCCTTCCGGCCGTTCCGGCACTGGAGGATTTCTGA
- the purM gene encoding phosphoribosylformylglycinamidine cyclo-ligase, producing the protein MTYKDAGVDIEAGETLVERIKPFAKRTFDSNVLAGIGGFGAGYLMPKGYREPVLVSGTDGVGTKLKVAQMANVHDTVGIDLVAMCVNDILTVGAKPLFFLDYFATGKLSVDVAADVVKGIAKGCEIAGCALIGGETAEMPDFYPEGEYDLAGFVVGVVEREDYVTGESISPGDVVLGLASSGIHSNGYSLVRKLFFEVLGLKVDDYVEELHSKVYEALLEPTRIYVKSVLKLLEEVPVKGMAHITGGGIPGNLVRVLPEGVDAVIEKGSWPFLPIFKFIQEKGNVPEEEMFKTFNMGIGYVVIVSPQHADRARQLLSEMGEKVFRIGEIVEGRGRVVLK; encoded by the coding sequence CTGACTTATAAGGATGCCGGTGTTGATATAGAGGCCGGAGAGACTCTGGTTGAGAGGATAAAGCCCTTTGCCAAGAGGACTTTTGACTCCAACGTTCTTGCCGGTATAGGTGGCTTTGGAGCCGGATACTTGATGCCTAAGGGCTACAGGGAGCCCGTTTTGGTCTCGGGAACCGACGGTGTGGGAACCAAGTTAAAAGTTGCTCAGATGGCCAACGTTCACGATACGGTGGGAATAGACCTCGTTGCCATGTGCGTTAACGATATCCTCACAGTGGGGGCCAAACCCCTTTTCTTCCTCGATTACTTTGCCACCGGGAAGCTCTCTGTAGATGTTGCAGCAGACGTTGTTAAAGGGATTGCAAAGGGGTGTGAGATTGCCGGCTGTGCCCTTATAGGCGGGGAAACGGCCGAAATGCCCGACTTTTACCCCGAAGGGGAGTACGACCTTGCCGGCTTTGTGGTGGGAGTTGTTGAGAGGGAGGATTACGTTACCGGAGAGAGTATATCTCCCGGCGATGTGGTTTTGGGCCTTGCCTCTTCGGGAATCCACAGTAACGGCTACTCTCTGGTGAGGAAGCTCTTTTTTGAGGTTCTCGGTTTGAAGGTTGATGACTACGTTGAGGAGCTTCACTCCAAAGTTTACGAAGCCCTTTTAGAGCCTACCAGGATTTACGTTAAGTCCGTTTTGAAGCTCCTTGAAGAGGTTCCCGTTAAGGGGATGGCCCACATAACCGGAGGGGGTATTCCGGGTAACCTTGTCAGGGTTCTCCCTGAGGGGGTAGATGCCGTAATCGAGAAGGGGAGTTGGCCCTTTCTACCTATCTTTAAGTTTATCCAAGAAAAAGGTAACGTTCCGGAAGAGGAAATGTTTAAAACCTTCAACATGGGGATAGGTTACGTTGTTATCGTCTCTCCCCAGCACGCCGACAGGGCACGGCAGCTACTTTCGGAAATGGGCGAGAAGGTCTTCAGGATAGGAGAGATTGTAGAGGGAAGGGGGCGAGTGGTTTTGAAATGA
- a CDS encoding M16 family metallopeptidase: MELLQAGRLKLLFHEDPTVELLAAALFTPAGASVEPVEGITLLALRSAFKRSSKRSLVEFATLQDPMGSAFVPEVSLDYSALRFQLVSEYTLPYFELFVETALNPCFEQESFAVEKEALIASIRSKSESSFTLAYEELMRLTYRETPYGRMPYGTVESVSSVTADGARDYYFSTFFPEGSVLALSGKAKELDRVAALLEQLPSASVSRPVFEAPIKEPVVEVVNRAGSAQTFVMIAFEAPPVNHPLYPVYKLLNTVIGEGIGSLLFQELREKRGYAYSTGSLYPSRLSTARLLLYVGTSPEKEGKLERDLGNLLRSLPDLITEEHLERAVRYFEGTYLLDHESRSRRAWYLGFWEALGLGADYDEKFLDLVKSVTLQQLREAAYTLSTSPYHQVTVRER, from the coding sequence ATGGAGCTTCTGCAGGCCGGCAGACTCAAGCTTCTCTTCCACGAAGACCCAACGGTAGAGCTACTTGCAGCTGCCCTCTTTACACCTGCCGGAGCTTCTGTTGAGCCGGTAGAGGGAATCACCCTGCTTGCCCTTCGCTCGGCCTTTAAAAGGAGCTCGAAGCGCTCTCTCGTTGAGTTTGCTACCTTACAGGACCCTATGGGGAGTGCCTTCGTTCCCGAAGTCTCCTTAGACTACTCTGCACTTCGGTTTCAGCTGGTTTCAGAGTACACCCTGCCCTACTTCGAGCTCTTCGTTGAGACTGCTTTGAACCCTTGTTTTGAGCAAGAGAGCTTCGCCGTTGAGAAGGAAGCCCTAATCGCCTCAATACGCTCAAAAAGCGAGAGCTCCTTTACGCTTGCGTACGAGGAGCTTATGAGGCTCACCTACAGGGAGACCCCTTACGGCCGTATGCCCTACGGAACGGTAGAGAGTGTATCCTCGGTAACGGCCGACGGAGCCCGCGACTACTACTTCTCTACCTTCTTCCCCGAGGGTAGCGTCCTTGCCCTTTCGGGTAAGGCTAAAGAGCTCGACAGGGTCGCCGCCCTGCTTGAGCAGCTCCCCTCGGCGTCGGTTTCCAGGCCGGTTTTTGAGGCTCCCATAAAAGAGCCCGTTGTAGAAGTTGTTAACCGGGCCGGTTCCGCTCAAACCTTTGTCATGATTGCGTTTGAAGCTCCGCCTGTTAACCATCCCCTCTACCCGGTTTACAAGCTCCTCAACACCGTAATAGGTGAGGGGATAGGCTCCCTGCTCTTTCAGGAACTCAGGGAGAAGAGGGGCTATGCCTACTCTACGGGCTCCCTCTACCCGAGCAGGCTCTCAACTGCCCGGCTTCTCCTCTACGTGGGAACTTCCCCCGAGAAGGAGGGGAAGCTTGAAAGGGACCTGGGTAACCTGCTGAGGAGCCTGCCCGACCTCATAACCGAAGAGCACCTTGAGAGGGCCGTGCGCTACTTTGAGGGAACCTACCTCCTCGACCACGAGAGCCGCTCCCGCAGGGCTTGGTATTTGGGTTTTTGGGAGGCTCTCGGACTCGGCGCCGACTACGATGAAAAGTTCCTTGACCTTGTTAAATCTGTTACCCTTCAACAGCTCCGGGAGGCTGCTTATACCCTTTCAACCTCCCCATACCACCAGGTAACGGTGAGGGAAAGGTGA